The Cellulomonas shaoxiangyii sequence GCACCCAGGGCACCCGCACGACGCGGGAGGTCTCGGCGCGGCCGGCCGGTCCGGCGACGACCACGACGGTCGGCCGCTGCTCGTCGGAGGGCGCGCGGTTCGAGCCCATCGGCCCGGGCCCGCCCGTCACCGTGATGCGCAGGCGGCCCGCCTCGGCGCCGGCGGCGGCGAGGGTCTCGTCCACCGCCCGCCGGACGACGTCCATCGGCACGGGCGGCAGCCCGAGGCCCTGTGCGGAGCGCTCGAGGCGGGCGAGGTGCCGGGTGAGCGCGAACGCGCGACCGCCGTAGACGGCGCACGTCTCGAAGACGCCGTCCCCCACCGTCAGGCCGTGGTCGACCGCCGTGAGGACGCGGTCGTCGGGTCCGTGCAGGCCGCCGTCGGCCCAGATGACGTGCTCCACGTCACTCATCCTCGCACCGGGACGCCGCCCGCGCGTGGTGGGTGGGCCGCGGACGCGAGGCCCACCAGGCGGGCCGCCTTGAGCTCGGTCTCGTCCCACTCCCGCAGCGGGTCGCTGTGCCACGTGATGCCGGCACCGGTGCCGAACCGCAGCACGTCGTCGGCCCACCAGAACGTCCGGATGCCGACGGCGAGCTCGGCGCGCACGTCACCGTCGTCGCCGACGTGCACCCAGCCGACGACGCCGCAGTACGGGCCCCGGGGCACGGTCTCCAGCGCGTCGATGACGCGCAGCGCCGAGCTCTTGGGGGCTCCCGATACCGACCCCGGCGGGTACGTGGCGTCCAGGACGCGCGCCACGAGGTCGGGCGCGGCGCGCACGTCGTCCGCGAGCGTCCCGGTGACGGTGGAGACGAGGTGGGCCAGGCCCGGGTGGTGCTCGACCTCCAGCAGGCTCGTCACGCGGACGGTGCCCGGCCGGCACACGCGCTGCAGGTCGTTGCGGACGAGGTCGGTGATCATCACGTTCTCGGCGCGGTCCTTGGCGGTGAGCCCGTCGGCCGTGGCCGCCGTGCCCTTGATCGGCGCGGACGTGAGCTCACCGTCGCGCAGGCGCAGGTAGAGCTCGGGCGACGCCGTGACCACCCAGCACGCCGGGTCCGCTCCCCCGCCCGGCACGTGGACGCCGCCGGCGTACGGCGCCGGGTTGCCGGCCTCCAGGCGCGCCGCCAGCGCCCCCGCGTCCGGCCCGGCCGGCCCGGCCGGGAGCGGCGCCGCGAGCACCCGGCAGAGGTTCGCCTGGTAGACGTCCCCCTCGCGGACGTGGTGGCGCACGCGGTCGACGGCCGCGACGTACGCCTCCCGGTCGAGGGACGTGCGCCAGCCGCCGGGCTGCGGGCCCTGCCACGCGGCGGGGTCACCGACGGGCGCGTCGGCCCCGGCACCCGTGACGACCTCCGCGAAGCGCCACGCGTCGACGCGGCCCTCGAACGTGCCGACGACCGCCCACCAGCCCGGTGTCGTGAGCGCAGCCGGGTCCGTGCGGACGTCCGCGTGCTCGACGACGCCGCTCGCCCGGACGCCGGCGAACCAGGCCCGGCCGGGGCGGGGGGCGACGGGCGTGGGCACGGCGTCAACCTACCGAGCGGGGCCGCCCGGGCGGCCGTCCCGTCCGCGCCGCGAGTGCCCGACCTGCGGCGACGCGTCGGTGACCGTGCCGCGGGGATTCGTCCGCCCGCCGTCCGCCCGCCGCGACGGCGTGCCCGGGCACGTGGTCCGCGGCACACGGGAGCCGGTTGGACTCCTGCGTCGAACCTGGTCTAGAGTCTTCGACGCACCCCGGAACGCCGGAAACGGCGGGACGGAGATGTGCGGACGTGGCTCAGTGGTAGAGCATCACCTTGCCAAGGTGAGGGTCGCGGGTTCGAATCCCGTCGTCCGCTCGGAGAATCATCCCCGCCGGCTTTCCGAGCCGTTGTGGACTCCGGTTCCACCGGTGGAGTGGCCGAGAGGCGAGGCAGCGGCCTGCAAAGCCGTATACACGGGTTCGAATCCCGTCTCCACCTCGTAGCAACTCCCCCAAGGGGCGATTGGCGCAGCGGTAGCGCGCTTCCCTGACACGGAAGAGGTCACTGGTTCGATCCCAGTATCGCCCACCCGCAAGGCCCCAGGTCATCGACCTGGGGCCTTCGTCGTACCCGGGGAAGCGCCCGCCGATGCCCCTGGCCGCGGTGGAGCCCGAGGGCGAGGAACCTGCCGCGCACGCGCCAGAGCGCTCACCACGGGAGGAGGCCGTCCTCGTCCGAGAGGGTGCCGGTGGGACCGTCCGGGCCCAGCGTCGCCAGGCGCACGACGACCCGGGCGCTCTCCGCCGCCGGGCGCCCGATGCCGAAGGCGGCGGTCATGTCGGTCGCCGTGGTGCCCGGCTCGACGGCGTTGAACCGGATGCCGGGCTCGGCCTTGGCGTACTGCACCGTCAGCATGGTGGCCGCCGCCTTGGACGCGGAGTACAGCGCGAGCGACAGGTCGAACTCCGGCCGCTCGGGGTTGGTCACCGCCCAGAACGAGCCGGCGCTGCTCGAGATGGTGACGACGTTGGCGTTCTGCGACCGACGCAGCAGGGGCAGCGCCGCCTGCGTGACGCGCACGATCCCCACGGCGTTCGTCTCGAAGGACCTCGACGCCGCGGGCCCGTCGAGCCCCGTCTCCAGGACGCCCGCGCTGTGCACCAGCACGTCCAGCCTCCCCTCGGCCGCGTCGATCGCCGCCAGGGCGCTGGTCACGGAGGCGTCGTCGGTGACGTCCAGCTGCACGGTGCGGGCGCCGAGCACCGCGGCGGCGGCCTCCCCCCGCGCGGCGTCGCGCGCGCCGACGTACACGACGTGCCCCGCTGCCACGAGCTGGCGGGCGGTCTCGAACCCGATGCCCTTGTTGGCCCCGGTGATCAGTGCGACGGTCATGTCGTCCCTCTCGACTCGATCGGCCCGGTCGGGCCGTCGAGGACGCTAGGAGCGGCGCTCCCGCCCACCCAGGGCCCTGCGCAGCCGGGGGTGTGACGGGACCCCCGCTGACCGGTGGGCAGGGGCCTACGCTCGCCCCCGTGAGTGAGTCGACGAACGCGCTCGGGGCGTTCCTGCGGGCCCGGCGGGAGCTGGTGACGCCCGCGCAGGCGGGCATCCCCGACGTGGGTGTGCGGCGTGTGCCGGGGCTGCGCCGGGAGGAGGTCGCGATGCTCGCCGGCATCAGCGCCGACTACTACCTACGGCTCGAGCGGGGCCGTGACCGCCGTCCCTCGGTCCAGGTGCTCGAGTCCATCGCCCGTGTGCTCCAGCTCGACGACGACCACGTCGCCCACCTGCTGACGCTGGTCGCCGAGCTCCCCCGGCACCGGCGGCGCCGGCCGCGGACCCAGACGCCGCCCGCGGGGGCACTCAAGCTCCTGGACTCGCTGGCGCAGCCCGCCTTCATCGAGGACCGGCACTTCGACATCCTCGCCGCGAACGCCATGGCCACGGCGCTCTCGCCGCGCCTCGCCGTCGGAGGCAACCAGCTGCGGGACCTGTTCGTGGACCCGGCCGAGCAGGCGCTGCACGTGGAGTGGGAGGGCGTCACGGAGTGTTTCGTCGCCAACCTGCGGCAGGCGGTGGGGACCGACGTGGACGACCCCCGCTTCATCGAGCTGACGGGCGAGCTGTCGCTGGCGAGCCCCCGGTTCCGCGAGCTGTGGGCCCGCCACGAGGTGCGCGGGCAGCGGGGCACTCCCCTGCGGTTCGACCACCCCCAGGTCGGGGAGATGACCCTCAACCGCGAGCGGTTGACCATCAACGGCACCGACGGCCTGATGCTCGTCGTCTACCACCCCGACGCCGCGTCCGCCGATGCGCAGAAGCTCGCCCTCCTGGCCTCCGCCGCCCTGCCCACCGCGAGCCGCGACCGCGACGTGGCGAGCGCGCCGTCGACCACGACGCGAGGAGCAGCGCTGTGACGACCATCGGCATCCTCGGTGCCGGCCAGGCAGGGAGCACCCTCGCCCGGGCGTCGATCGCGGCCGGGTACGACGTCGTGATCGCGAACTCCCGCGGACCGGAGACCCTCGGCGGCCTGCTCGACGAGCTGGGCCCGCGGGCGCGCGCCGCGCACGTGGCGGAGGCGGCGGCGGAGGCCGACTTCGCGGTCACCGCGTTCCCGTACGCGCCCCACGCCCGGCTACCGGTCGAGGAGCTCCGGGGAAAGGTCGTGCTCGACAACAACAACTACATGGCCTGGCGCGACGGGAACATCCCCGACGTCGACCTCGGGCGCACGACGATCCACGAGCTGCGTCAGGAGCAGCTGCCGACGTCGAAGCTCGTGAAGGCGTTCACCCACATCCAGTTCCACGGACGTCACCCCGTCCGGGTCCCGGGCGACCGGATGCCCGCCCTGCTCCGGCTGGCCAGGCCGGCCGGCGCCCCCGATCGCACGGCGCTGGTCGTCTCGAGCAACTTCCCGGACGCCGTCGAGCTCGTGACCCGCTACTACGACGACCTGGGTTTCGACGCCGTGGACAACAGCCCGCTCAGCGAGTCATGGCGAAGCGCCCCCGGAACGCCGATGTGGCGCCATCACGTCGACGGGCAGACCCGGGAGGAGCTCGTCGAGAACCTGCGGCGCGCGGAGCGGGTCGTCGGCCCGTCACGTCGAGGCGCACCCGGGGCGGCACGGCACGACGTCCGCTAGGCCGAGGTCGACCGGCCCACCTCGACGGCGTCGGGCGTGGCCGCGTCGGTGCGAGGGGGTCCCGGCGGCGTGGCGGCCGTCGGTTCGCGAGCGTCATTGCGGCGGGTCTCCGGATCCGTGCCATCCGAGGTTCCTCGTCTCGGCGACCGGCGGCCGAGCGCGCACGATCGAATCGGTTCGCCTCGGTGCGGGCCACCCGGACGTGCGATATGTCTGGATTCTGCGGATGTTCGCTGCTACCTTCGAACCGGTTCGACACCCGACACCGTGGTCGGGCGGTTCGAGAGGAGGCGCAGTGGCCACCATCGGTGACGTCGCGAAGCTCGCGGGGGTCTCCCGCAGCACCGCGTCGTACGCACTCTCGGGCAAGCGCGCGATCTCGGACGAGGTCCGGGACCGCGTCTACGCCGCCGTGCGCCAGCTCGGGTACACGCCCAACGCCGGCGCCCGCGCGCTCGCGACGTCGCAGACGATGGTGATCGGGCTGCTCGCCCAGTTCCTGCCCGACGAGTTCGCGCCCGCCATGCTGCAGTACATCCTCGGGGTCTCCGACAGTGCCCGGGAGCTCGGCTACGACATCCTGCTGGTCACGGAGGAGGACGGGACCCGGGCGCTGAAGCGGATCACGGACTCGCGCGCCGTCGACGGCGTGGTCCTCCTCAACGTCGCCGAGGACGACGAGCGGCTCCCGATCCTGCGCGAGGCGGCCCAGCCCGGTGCGCTCGTCGGGCTGCCGGCGGACTGCGCCGGCGTGGACGTCTTCGACCTCGACTTCGAGGAAGCGGGCCGCATGATGGTCGAGCACCTCGTGCGACTGGGCCACCGCGAGCTGGTGCTGGTCTCGCAGCCCGAGCACGTCGTGCAGCGCGGCGGGGCCTACGTCTGGCGCCTGCAGAACGCCGCTCTGGAGGCCGCTGCGCTGCGCGGCGTCGTCCTGCACACGTACTTCGGCGCCTCGCGGCAGCCCGAGATCGGGCGCCAGCTGACGCAGCTCCTCGACGCGCACCCGACCGCGACGGGTCTGCTGCTGAACAACGAGGCGGCAGCCGCCGCGCTGCCGTCGGTGCTGAGCGGGCGCGGCCTGCGCGCGCCCGAGGACCTGTCCGTCGTCGGACGCTACTCCGACGAGTTCGCGCGCACGTTCTCCCTGCCCTACTCGTCGATCGAGAGCGCGCCCGACCGCCTCGGCCGCATGGCCGTGCGCACGCTGGTGGACCGGATCGAGCGACGGGCCGGTGGCCCGCACGTGGTCCGGTTCATCTCGCCGGACTTCGCCGAGCGGCACAGCACGGCCCCGCCACGGGCGGCAGGGTCGCCGGCGCCGCGCCGGGACCACTGACACCTCGGTCGGTGGCGCGCCGCCGAGCCGCCACCACGTCGTCGTCGACGACCGCACCGGGCACCCCCTGTCCGGCTGTTCCGCGATTCAAGGAGGAATCACGTGAAGCGAATCTCCCTGCCGGTGCGCGTCCTCGGCGTCGCCGGCGCCCTCGCGCTCGGCCTGGCGTCCTGCTCGTCCGGCGGTGCCGGCGGTGACGAGACCGGGTCGGGTGCCGGCGGCGGCACGTACACCTGGTGGGACCCGTACCCCCAGCACGAGGACGGCTCCGAGTGGGCGAACCGCGTCCAGGCGTGCGGCGACGAGGCCGGGGTCACCATCGAGCGGACGGCGTACGACACCACGGCGCTGACCAACCAGGCGCTGCTCTCGGCCCAGGAGGGCACGTCACCCGACATCATCCTCATCGACAACCCGGCCGTCTCCACGCTCGCCGACACCGGCATGCTCAGCACGATGGAGGAGCTCGGGTTCGACACCGAGGGGATCGACGCGAACCTGCTCGCCGCCGGCGTCGTCGACGGCTCGACCTACGGCATCCCGATCGGCGCCAACACGCTCGCGCTCTACTACAACAAGGCGATCCTGGACGCGGCCGGCGTCGACCCCGCCACCGTCACCGACTGGGCGAGCCTCGAGGACGCGCTGGCGAGGGTGAGCGCGACCGGGAGCAAGGGCATCACGTTCGCGGGCATCGGGACCGAGGAGGGCTCGTTCCAGTTCCTGCCCTGGTTCTGGGGGGCCGGCGCCGACCTGCGTGACCTCGACTCGCCGGAGGCGGTGGCGGCCCTGACGCTGTGGACGTCGTGGCTCGAGCAGGGGTACGCGCAGCAGTCGGCGATCAACAACTCCCAGAACACGACCTGGGAGGAGTTCCTGACGGGCACCTTCGCGTTCGCCGAGAACGGGACCTGGCAGGTCGACAGCGCCGCGGAGGCCGACTTCGAGACCGGCTACATCCAGATCCCGGCCCAGGACGGCGGGGGCGCACCGGCGCCCACCGGCGGCGAGTTCATCGTGGCCCCCGTGCAGACGAGCACGGACCGCTACGAGGTGACCACCCAGATCGTCGAGTGCATGACGACGCCCGAGGGCATGGTCGAGACCGCCGAGACCTTCGCGTACTACGTGCCGCCGACGCAGGAGGGCCAGGCCGTGCTGGTCGAGGCGCACCCCGAGCTCGAGACGTGGGTGGAGGCCGTCCGTGCCGCGAAGGGCCGCACCTCCGACGACCTCGGGACGGACTACCCCCTGGTCTCCGAGCAGCTGTGGACCGCGGTGCAGCAGGCCCTGTCGGGGGCCGCGACGCCCCAGGAGGCCCTCACCGACGCGCAGGCGGCCGCCGAGTCCGCGACCAGCTGACCCTCCCGTCCCAGCTCCCCCGGGTGACCACGTCATGACCTCCACCCCGACGACCGTCGGGCGGGCCGGCGTGACCGGAGGGGCGTCCGGTGCAGTACCGGCCGGCGCCCCTCCGGTCCACCGCGCGCGCCGGCCGCGACGGACCTCGACCTCGTGGGCAGCGCTCGCGTTCGCCGCGCCGCTCCTGGTCTACCTCGCGGTGTTCTACGCGTTCCCGCTGTACCGCAACGTCGAGCTCAGCCTGCACGACTACACGGTCCGCGCGTTCGTCCGCGGCGACGCCGAGTTCGTCGGTCTGGACGTCTTCCGGGAGGTCGTGACGTCGTCGACGTTCCCGGTCGCGGTCCGCAACACCGCGATCTTCGTCGTCGTCTCGCTCGTGCTCCAGTACACGATCGGGCTGGCGCTCGCGGTGTTCTTCCGGGGCACCTTCCGGCTGTCCGCGGTCCTGCGCGCGATGTTCCTCGTCCCGTGGCTCCTGCCGCTCATCGTGTCCGCGTCCACGTGGGCCTGGATGCTCAACAGCGACAACGGGATCGTGAACGCGGCGCTCGGTGCCTTCGGCGTGGATCAGGTCAACTGGCTGACGTCGCCCGACCTCGCCATCTGGGCCGTCACGATCGCCAACGTCTGGCTCGGCATACCGTTCAACCTGGTCGTCCTGTACTCGGGGCTGCAGAACCTGCCCGGCGACGTGTACGAGGCGGCGTCGCTGGACGGCGCCGGTGCCTGGCACACCTTCCGGCGCATCACGTTCCCGCTGCTGCGTCCGGTCTCCGCGATCACGCTGCTGCTCGGGTTCATCTACACGCTCAAGGTCGTCGACGTGATCTGGGTGATGACCACCGGCGGTCCCGCCACCTCCTCGACGACGCTCGCCGTGTGGTCCTACCGCGAGGCGTTCGGGACCGGGCAGCCGGACTTCTCCCCCGCCGCAGCGGTCGGCACCCTCCTCATCCTCGTCGCCGTCGTCATCGGCTTCCTGTACCTGCACCTCCAGCGCCGCGAGGAGACGAGCTCATGACCGCGCGCCGCAGCCGGTGGAGGACCGCGATCGGCGTCGTCCTCACCGCCGTCATGCTCTTCCCGGTCTACTGGATGGTGAACGTCTCGCTCACCCCGACGAGCGCCCTGCGGCTCGACCCGCCGCGGCTGTTCCCGGTCGCCCCCACGCTCGAGGGGTACCGGGCGGTCCTGCAGCAGCAGCTCCCTGCGCTCGGCACGAGCCTGCTCGTGGGGCTCGGCTGCGTCGCCGTGACCCTGCTCGTCGCCGCGCCCGCGGGGTACGCGATCGCGCTCCTGCGACTGCGCGGTCGCGGTCCCCTGAACTTCCTCCTGCTCGTGGCGCAGATGATCCCGGCCGTCGTCATGGCGATGGGGTTCTACGCGATCTACGTGCGGCTCGGCCTGCTCAACAGCCTCCCGGGCCTCATCGTCGCCGACTCGACGGTCGCCGTGCCCTTCGGGGTGCTGCTGTTCTCGGCGTTCATGTCGGGGATCCCGAGGGAGCTGGTGCAGGCTGCGACCATCGACGGCGCGGGCGTCTGGCGCGTGTTCCGGTCGATCGTGCTGCCGATGAGCCGCAACTCCGTCCTGACCGTGTCGCTGTTCGCGTTCCTGTGGGCCTGGTCCGACTTCATCTTCGCCTCCACCCTGAACCGCAACGGCGAGCTCGTGCCGATCACGCTGAGCATCTACACGTACATCGGCAACAACACCACCCAGTGGAACGCGATCATGGCCACCGCCGTCATCGCGTCGATCCCCGCGGCGATCCTCCTGGTCGTCGCCCAGCGCTACGTGGCCGCCGGCGTGACCGCCGGAGCCGTGAAGGACTGACAGCGACCATGACGACAGCCGCGCCGCCCCTCGGCCCCGACCGACGAGCGGCCGCACCGGTGGTGCCGGGTGCCGGCACCCGCCGGGGCGTCGCCCTCCCCGAGGTCGCGCTCCGCGCCGGGTTCTGGCAGCGCCTGCAGGACGTGAACGCGAACGCCACGCTCGACCACTGCCTCCACTGGATGGAGCGCCTCGGGTGGCTCACCAACTTCGACCGCGTGGCCCACGGGACGACCGGTGGCGAACGGCCGGGGTGGCAGTTCTCGGACTCCGAGGTCTACAAGCTGATCGAGGCGCTGGCGTGGGAGCACGGCCGGACCGGCGACCCGGGCGCGGACCGGCTGGTCCGCGCGCTCACGGCCCGGGTGGCAGCGGCGCAGGACGAGGACGGCTACCTGAACACGTGCTACGGCCACGCGGGGCAGGCACCGCGCTACCGCGACCTCGAGAGCGGCCACGAGCTCTACTGCACGGGACACCTCCTGCAGGCCGCCGTCGCCCGGCTCAGGACGCACGGTCCCGACCTCCTGGTCGAGGTCGCGCACCGGGCGGCCGACGAGGTGTGCCGGACCTTCGGCGCCGAGGGTCTGGACGCCGTCTGCGGCCACCCGCAGATCGAGCTCGGGCTCGCCGAGCTCGGTCGCGCGCTGGGCGAGCCGCGGTACACGGACCAGGCCCGGCTGTTCGTCGAGCGACGGGGGCACGGCCGGCTGCGACCGCTGCCGCTGCTCGCCCCCTCCTACTTCCAGGACGACGTCCCGGTCCGGAGCGCGGAGTACTGGCGCGGGCACGCGGTGCGGGCGCTCTACCTGACGGCCGCGGCCGTCGACGTCGCCGTCGACACGGGCGACCACGAGCTCCTGGACGCGGTGGAGCGGCAGTGGGACCGCTCGGTCGAGCGGCGCACGTACATCACCGGCGGCATGGGCTCGCGCCACCAGGACGAGGGCTTCGGGGAGGACTGGGAGCTCCCGCCCGACCGCGCGTACTGCGAGACGTGCGCCGGTGTCGCATCGGTCATGGTCTCCTGGCGCCTGTACCTGGCCACGGGCGACGTGAAGTACGCCGATCTCATGGAGCGCACCTTCTACAACGTCGTCGCGACGTCGCCGCGGGAGGACGGCCGCGCCTTCTTCTACGCCAACCCGCTGCAGCAACGGGTCGCCGGGACGGACGTCCCGGCCGACGCGGAGAACCCGCGCGCCGAGGGCGGCGTCCGTGCCCCGTGGTTCGACGTCTCGTGCTGCCCCACGAACGTCGCGCGCACGCTCGCGTCGTGGACCGCGTACCTCGCGTCCGTCGACGGCACCGAGGTGACGCTGCTGCAGTACGCGTCCGGGGTGCTGTCGCTCGACCTCGCCGACGGCAGCCGCGTGGTCCTCGACGTCGAGACCTCCTACCCGCACGCGGGGACCGTGGCGGTGCGCGTCGTCGAGGGCCCGGACGTGCCGGTCGACCTGCGCCTGCGCGTGCCGGCGTGGGCGTCCGGCGCGATGGTCCGGCGGGGAGGCGTCGCGTCCGCGGTCGAGCCCGGCTGGACGACCCTGGACGGGGTCCGCGCCGGCGAGCGGGTGGATCTGGTGCTCCCGGTGGGTCCCCGCCTCACCTGGCCCGATCCGCGCATCGACGCGGTGCGCGGGTGCGTGGCGGTGGAGCAAGGGCCCGTCGTGCTGTGCGTCCAGGACACGGACGTGCCGGAGTGGCTCGACCTCGACCTGCTCGTGCTCGAGCCGGCGGCGCCGCTCGTCGGGGACGGCGACGGCGCCCTCGTCACCGTGCGCCCCGTGCGCACGCCCGAGCGCGGCCGCACCTACCGCAGCGCCCGCCCGGACCTCGAGCCCGGTGAGGCCGTCCGGGTGCGGTTCGGCCCGTACCACGCGTGGGCGAAGGAGCCGACGACCATGCGGGTCTTCGTACCGGTCGCCCCGGCGCGGGACACCGACTGACCGGCGCAGCACCTCCGGGCGCGGACGCGGCCCCGTGGAGCTCACGCTCCGCGGGGCCGCGCCGCGCCGCCCGGGCGCCGCCGCGCGTCAGCGCAGCGTGATGCTGTCCAGCTCGGCGTAGCCCACGCCGCCGCCGAAGGACGGCGCCCCCTTCGCGAGCCGGATGACGTTGTAGCCCGCGCGCAGCTGCACCGTGACGTTCGCCGTGGCGAACTGTGCCCACCCGGCCGTCGGGGCGTACGACACCGTGCTGAACGCGCCGCCGTTGTAGGCCAGGCCGTGCGTCGACGTGGCACCCGTGCCGTTGGCGTAGCGGACCGCCATCGTGTAGCTGCGTGCCGTGGGCACGTTCACCACGAAGTCGACGAAGCTGTGCGAGCGCATGTCCGCCACCCCGTCGATGCCGCCGACGTACGCCCCGTTGGACGCCGCGGAGGACGTGCGCGTGGCCGCGTTCACCACGGTCGCGTTCTCGGCCTCGTACACCTGCTGCCACGAGGTCGTCGGACCGGCCGCCGGCGTCACGAGCACCTGGTAGACGCCCTCGGCCGTCATGCCGTTCACCGGCACGGTGACCGACCCGTTCGTCACCGGCACGGTCGAGCTCGACAGCACGGTGGGTGCCGCGACCGCGGTGCCGCGACCGGTGCCCGGGGTCGACGACACGGTGACCCGGACCGACGACCCGAAGGCCCCCAGGCCCGTCAGCCGCACGGCGTTGTTGCCGCTGTCACCGCCGAGCACCACGTTGACGATCCGCCGCGTGGAGTCGTAGGACGCCACGCCGTCCAGCCAGCTCTGCGGGACGTTCCGGACGATGTTGCCCGCCATGTCGCCGTACCACCGGTACGCCCAGTAGGACGCAGTCGGCCGGCCGGACGTCGTGAACAGCCCGTTGAACGTGCCGGCCTCGAACCAGTAGGCGCGGTGGGCGTCACGTGCGCCGTGCCGCTCGAGTACCGCCATCCAGTGCAGCGCCACGCTCGGGATGTCCATCTGCCTGAGCGAGTTGTACTCGTTGATCGAGATCTGCCGCGGCGAGATGCCGAGCGACCGCTCGAGGGCACGGTAGTCCGCCACGTGGGCGGCG is a genomic window containing:
- a CDS encoding SDR family NAD(P)-dependent oxidoreductase, which encodes MTVALITGANKGIGFETARQLVAAGHVVYVGARDAARGEAAAAVLGARTVQLDVTDDASVTSALAAIDAAEGRLDVLVHSAGVLETGLDGPAASRSFETNAVGIVRVTQAALPLLRRSQNANVVTISSSAGSFWAVTNPERPEFDLSLALYSASKAAATMLTVQYAKAEPGIRFNAVEPGTTATDMTAAFGIGRPAAESARVVVRLATLGPDGPTGTLSDEDGLLPW
- a CDS encoding sugar ABC transporter substrate-binding protein, which gives rise to MKRISLPVRVLGVAGALALGLASCSSGGAGGDETGSGAGGGTYTWWDPYPQHEDGSEWANRVQACGDEAGVTIERTAYDTTALTNQALLSAQEGTSPDIILIDNPAVSTLADTGMLSTMEELGFDTEGIDANLLAAGVVDGSTYGIPIGANTLALYYNKAILDAAGVDPATVTDWASLEDALARVSATGSKGITFAGIGTEEGSFQFLPWFWGAGADLRDLDSPEAVAALTLWTSWLEQGYAQQSAINNSQNTTWEEFLTGTFAFAENGTWQVDSAAEADFETGYIQIPAQDGGGAPAPTGGEFIVAPVQTSTDRYEVTTQIVECMTTPEGMVETAETFAYYVPPTQEGQAVLVEAHPELETWVEAVRAAKGRTSDDLGTDYPLVSEQLWTAVQQALSGAATPQEALTDAQAAAESATS
- a CDS encoding carbohydrate ABC transporter permease — translated: MTSTPTTVGRAGVTGGASGAVPAGAPPVHRARRPRRTSTSWAALAFAAPLLVYLAVFYAFPLYRNVELSLHDYTVRAFVRGDAEFVGLDVFREVVTSSTFPVAVRNTAIFVVVSLVLQYTIGLALAVFFRGTFRLSAVLRAMFLVPWLLPLIVSASTWAWMLNSDNGIVNAALGAFGVDQVNWLTSPDLAIWAVTIANVWLGIPFNLVVLYSGLQNLPGDVYEAASLDGAGAWHTFRRITFPLLRPVSAITLLLGFIYTLKVVDVIWVMTTGGPATSSTTLAVWSYREAFGTGQPDFSPAAAVGTLLILVAVVIGFLYLHLQRREETSS
- a CDS encoding helix-turn-helix transcriptional regulator; amino-acid sequence: MSESTNALGAFLRARRELVTPAQAGIPDVGVRRVPGLRREEVAMLAGISADYYLRLERGRDRRPSVQVLESIARVLQLDDDHVAHLLTLVAELPRHRRRRPRTQTPPAGALKLLDSLAQPAFIEDRHFDILAANAMATALSPRLAVGGNQLRDLFVDPAEQALHVEWEGVTECFVANLRQAVGTDVDDPRFIELTGELSLASPRFRELWARHEVRGQRGTPLRFDHPQVGEMTLNRERLTINGTDGLMLVVYHPDAASADAQKLALLASAALPTASRDRDVASAPSTTTRGAAL
- a CDS encoding chorismate-binding protein encodes the protein MPTPVAPRPGRAWFAGVRASGVVEHADVRTDPAALTTPGWWAVVGTFEGRVDAWRFAEVVTGAGADAPVGDPAAWQGPQPGGWRTSLDREAYVAAVDRVRHHVREGDVYQANLCRVLAAPLPAGPAGPDAGALAARLEAGNPAPYAGGVHVPGGGADPACWVVTASPELYLRLRDGELTSAPIKGTAATADGLTAKDRAENVMITDLVRNDLQRVCRPGTVRVTSLLEVEHHPGLAHLVSTVTGTLADDVRAAPDLVARVLDATYPPGSVSGAPKSSALRVIDALETVPRGPYCGVVGWVHVGDDGDVRAELAVGIRTFWWADDVLRFGTGAGITWHSDPLREWDETELKAARLVGLASAAHPPRAGGVPVRG
- a CDS encoding carbohydrate ABC transporter permease, which translates into the protein MTARRSRWRTAIGVVLTAVMLFPVYWMVNVSLTPTSALRLDPPRLFPVAPTLEGYRAVLQQQLPALGTSLLVGLGCVAVTLLVAAPAGYAIALLRLRGRGPLNFLLLVAQMIPAVVMAMGFYAIYVRLGLLNSLPGLIVADSTVAVPFGVLLFSAFMSGIPRELVQAATIDGAGVWRVFRSIVLPMSRNSVLTVSLFAFLWAWSDFIFASTLNRNGELVPITLSIYTYIGNNTTQWNAIMATAVIASIPAAILLVVAQRYVAAGVTAGAVKD
- a CDS encoding NADPH-dependent F420 reductase translates to MTTIGILGAGQAGSTLARASIAAGYDVVIANSRGPETLGGLLDELGPRARAAHVAEAAAEADFAVTAFPYAPHARLPVEELRGKVVLDNNNYMAWRDGNIPDVDLGRTTIHELRQEQLPTSKLVKAFTHIQFHGRHPVRVPGDRMPALLRLARPAGAPDRTALVVSSNFPDAVELVTRYYDDLGFDAVDNSPLSESWRSAPGTPMWRHHVDGQTREELVENLRRAERVVGPSRRGAPGAARHDVR
- a CDS encoding glycoside hydrolase family 127 protein, which produces MTTAAPPLGPDRRAAAPVVPGAGTRRGVALPEVALRAGFWQRLQDVNANATLDHCLHWMERLGWLTNFDRVAHGTTGGERPGWQFSDSEVYKLIEALAWEHGRTGDPGADRLVRALTARVAAAQDEDGYLNTCYGHAGQAPRYRDLESGHELYCTGHLLQAAVARLRTHGPDLLVEVAHRAADEVCRTFGAEGLDAVCGHPQIELGLAELGRALGEPRYTDQARLFVERRGHGRLRPLPLLAPSYFQDDVPVRSAEYWRGHAVRALYLTAAAVDVAVDTGDHELLDAVERQWDRSVERRTYITGGMGSRHQDEGFGEDWELPPDRAYCETCAGVASVMVSWRLYLATGDVKYADLMERTFYNVVATSPREDGRAFFYANPLQQRVAGTDVPADAENPRAEGGVRAPWFDVSCCPTNVARTLASWTAYLASVDGTEVTLLQYASGVLSLDLADGSRVVLDVETSYPHAGTVAVRVVEGPDVPVDLRLRVPAWASGAMVRRGGVASAVEPGWTTLDGVRAGERVDLVLPVGPRLTWPDPRIDAVRGCVAVEQGPVVLCVQDTDVPEWLDLDLLVLEPAAPLVGDGDGALVTVRPVRTPERGRTYRSARPDLEPGEAVRVRFGPYHAWAKEPTTMRVFVPVAPARDTD
- a CDS encoding LacI family DNA-binding transcriptional regulator, which produces MATIGDVAKLAGVSRSTASYALSGKRAISDEVRDRVYAAVRQLGYTPNAGARALATSQTMVIGLLAQFLPDEFAPAMLQYILGVSDSARELGYDILLVTEEDGTRALKRITDSRAVDGVVLLNVAEDDERLPILREAAQPGALVGLPADCAGVDVFDLDFEEAGRMMVEHLVRLGHRELVLVSQPEHVVQRGGAYVWRLQNAALEAAALRGVVLHTYFGASRQPEIGRQLTQLLDAHPTATGLLLNNEAAAAALPSVLSGRGLRAPEDLSVVGRYSDEFARTFSLPYSSIESAPDRLGRMAVRTLVDRIERRAGGPHVVRFISPDFAERHSTAPPRAAGSPAPRRDH